AGGAACCGGAGGTGCAAGAGGGTGTTGAAGACGCTGCGGTGCCTGGTGCTGTAGAAAGCAAGGAGGAGATGTcggaggaggaagaggtgtCGGAGGAGGAGGCTCTGCTACAAGACTTTGAGCAGAAACGACACGCGCGGCAGCGGCGGGCAGGGAGCCCTGAGCAGCACGGTGAGGAGCCTGCAGCCCCGCGCAGGGCTGGGTGGGTCGCCAGGGTTGTGTTTTCTTACAGCTGCcctgctttcttccctccctgctcatGGGGTGGCCGTTTTCTTCTCTGTCGCCTTGATGCACAGGCACTGATGAGACGGAGGCAGTTTCCGACCCTCCGGGGGACAGCTCCATCCCCCCCGTCTGTGAGGAGGAGCAGGTGAGTGCAGAGATCGAGCCGCCTCCCCAGGCCCAGGAGGAGACCCTGCTGTGGGAGCAGCTGGACCGCGTGCGGACGATGGAGGACGTCGAGGCTCTGGCCTCCAAGGAGCCcttggaggagcaggagaagccAGCGGCCGCGGGAGCAGAAGAGCGAGCGCCCCAGCAGGAtaaaggcagagctggggccagGCCTGACAAGAAACCAACAGCCAAGAACAAAATGATAAGCTTGGAGTCCGTGCTGTCTGGAAAGCCCCAGGAGATTCAGTGCCCCAGCCTACCCGTGGtgatggaggaggaggtgagcgGGGCAGGCTCAGTCctgctgggccaggagctggctggcGGCCGGGCACTGACTCCCGTCTCCGCAGGAGGGTGGCATCGACCAGCGAGGGGTGATCACCGAGGCCTTTGCCGGGGACGACGTAGTTGCTGACTTCCACCGGGAGAAGAGCAAAGCGGAGCGGGACGCCAAGCCCCAGCCGGTGAACTTGGTGCTGCCGGGCTGGGGCGAGTGGGGAGGCACCGGGCTGAAGCCCAGCGCCAAGAAAATCAAACGGTGAGCGCGGACGGGCTGCGGCAGCGTGCTTCAGCCCGGCTCCGGGGCCTGACGTCTTCGTCTGTCCGGCAGGTTCCTGATCAagccccccccagcacctcccaggaAGGACCAGCATTTGCCCCACGTCATCATGAGCGAGCAGCGCAACATCCATGCGGCGGCACATCAGGTGGGTGCTGCTCTGGCTCCTGGGCTGGCCTGGCATGTGGCCCGTCCCCTAAACTCCCTGAATCCCTGCCTCTAAAGGAACTGCTTGATTTCCAGCTCTGACAGCACTGAGGGCAGTGGGGTGAGGGGTAGGGGGGTGAATTTACAGGTCTGTTCAGTGAGTGCTGCTGAGCCACCTGTCCTGGAGCGTGGAGCGAGGAGGTCGGCAGGACAGGGGACTGGAAGCGGCGTCAGCGTGGCAAGAAAGCAGCGCCAGGGTGCTGGGCCGGGTCACCGGTGGTGCTACCCCCGCTGTGCCGTTTTCCTGCAGGTCAGCGAGCTGCCCTTCCCCTTTGAGAGGCACCAGCAGTTCGAGCAGAGCATCCGGACGCCCGTGGGCTCCACGTGGAACACGCAGCGTGCTTTCCAGAAGCTGACCGCCCCCCGCGTCATCACCCGGGCAGGCCACATCATCCAGCCCCTGTCTGCTGAGGACGTCACCTCAGCCGGCAGCGGAGCCAAGCCAGCGCTAGAAAGGGCTCCCAAGCAGCGCGAGCAGGCCTCTCGCCGCCCGCACAAGAGAGCGCGATAGCTCTCTCGTGCTAGGACTGGCCCGCGCAGCGCCGGGGAGCAGGTGGAGGGGCCGTGCCCGGGGGTTTCCCTCCCGGGGAGAGGCTCCTGCTTCTGTCAGGGGCTTTTTAATGCTCCTTCCGCAATAAAACTGCTGGGCTGCCGTGGCTGCCCCGGGGCCAGGACAGCTGGTGTCCTCCTGCCTGTCCTTGGGGCCCCGACGCGGGGCAGGGTGGCTCGTCCCGGTGTAACGTGAACGGCTTGCTGGGGGGTCAGGCCCGCGAGGTGCAGCCTGGGGGTGGGAGCCTGAAGAGGAGGTGGAGCCGCGGTGGGCTAGATCTCTCCCccttgtttttgtcttcagtgcCACCATTTTTTACATAAATCGTTGTCGTCTTGGCCGCCTTGGCTTTCTTGCAGCGTGCTGCAGCGAGCCTGGCCACATGGCAACGCTTCCCCAAcgcttccctcctgctgccccagggaaCTTCTGGCCGGCTCTGAGGAGCCCAGAGCGTGGGTCTGCACGGCTTTGCTGCCGCTCCACGCGGGCTGGGAGTGGGCTCTGTCCCAGTGCAGCCACCCGGCCGTCTTCCTGCTGCGGAGTCCAGCCCCCCAGCTGAAGCCAGGCCCTTTCCAGAaggtggtggcagggggctCGGGGTGTTCCCCTCCTGAGCAcgagggctgtggggctggggccgaGGGCAGTGCCAGAGAGTCGTAGTGAAACGGGAGCGGGCCGAGAGCCCTCCCggcctctcctccctcttcccacGTGTGCTGCGTTCGTGCCAGCTGGAGGAACTCCTGCTCCTAAACGAAGGAGGGACTAGAGGAGCTGCTTCTGTTCCCAGGAAACACGTTCCTTGCGCTGGGGACGCCTCCTCCCACCTTGGCACCGCAGCCAGGCTGGGTCCTGGTGTGTCccctggggcagagctgtgccaccGCCGTCCTGCCCCGCAGCCACGTCGTGCAGGGGCTTGTCCCTCGTCCCCCGTGGCTGAGGCACGGGCACGCGCGGGCTGACAGCAGCCGGCCCCGCGACTCGCTGGCTTCCCGGACCCGTAAATACGCCAAGGCTCTTCCGCTCTGCGCCCGCACCCTGCgggggaggctgctgctgctccgagCCCGTGTGGGAGTCGGGGAGCCCGCTGTGCCCGGGACGaggggccgggcgctgccctGTGCCCGTGCTGTGGCCTTGCTGGGGTCCAGCTGGTGCAGCGCTGGCTCTGCGCcgtgccccggggctgctggaTAACGCTGGCCGCGGAACGGGGGGGACGTGGTTGCGTTGCTTCAGTCGACAcggctgaaaaaaaaaaaaaaaaaagaaaggaagcagcGATCGTTTCCGTGCCACGGCACTGACGAGCCCCTTGCTGGGCTGGTGGCCCCAGCTCAAACCccagcttcctcctgctccGGCTGCCCCAAACGCTGTGGGAAACCTTCGCCCCCCGGCCCCTGGGGACGTCACCGGGggccacagggcagggggcgggggggagttcttgtttgttttagtaaaaCCTGAAGCGCCCTGAAGCCAGGGGAAGCCAGTGCCCGGCGTGGGCTGCGTGCTGCTCCTCCGTgagcctgcagccagctccaggctcTCCGGCAGCCCTGGTGGGGTGGCTCGCTGGGGACAGCCATGTCCCCGCGGCACTGCCGGAGCTCCCCAACTGCCCCACGGCAGCAGCAATGCGATGGGGCTCAGGCCACGCTGACGCTGCgaggcagcaggacaggacCTCCCGGGGTGCTGATCCCGGAGAGGATGGAGGTCACCGCACCTGAAATGGGCTCGTGTCCCCACGGAGAGCAGTGCCCTTAAGGCTGTCCCGAGCTGTGACCGCCCGAAGCAGTGAGCAGGACCTGCTGGCGAACGGCCCCGCGGTCTGAAGGCAGCCTCGTGCTGGGTTTTGTGTGATGGGTCCTGCGGCCTGAGCAACGCTAGACGGCATCGGCAGGGGCCAAGCTGAGCTGGGGGTGCCTGGTCCCGCAAAGAAGGGCGGTGCTGGGGCGGACTGGGCTCGAACTGGGGCTTCAAGGATCCGGAAATGCTTCCAAAATCAATCCATAAAGCCTCGGTGTGAGCTGCTTGGGATGAGTTACAGGAGGGAGCCAGATGCAGCCACGTCTCCTGCCAGCGCCTGGGGCTCGCCCGCTCCTGGTGCCGCCGAGAGCAGGTTGCGTCCCTCTGGTGTCCCCGCAGAAATAAAATTGCGGGGCACGGGGACGTCGGCGCTtggcttttaattaaaaaataaatcaggatctgcaaaatgctgcaggaaaggGGGATGGCGGGGATGCCCACTGGCAGCTGCCacggcagcagggaggagacgGGGCCGGACACTCCCCGTTCTAatccccttcctgcagcacgCTCATGCCCTGCCGCCGCGCATCGCCACGCCAGGGCTCGGCTGGAGGCAACcgggaggagaggaaaaacaccGTCCTCCGCCGGCGCGGGAGCCCGCGGAGAGCAGCGGCGCTGTTAATGCGCACTCCTCCCTCCCGCCGCGCAGGCACGGCGTCCCTCGAGAGGGCTGCGAGCGGCTGCAGTTTGCTCTTACTGGCCTACTTTCAGGGCTACGTCAAAGCCAGGTTGACGGAGCGGGGAGCCCGGGTGAAGGCGGCCGGACCGCTGCTGGCTCCGGCAGGGAGCGCCCGGTGCTGCTCCGTGATGGGACGGGGACGCGGCTCCGCTGGGGTGCCTCCGAGCTGCCCCGGGGCGGGGACCCTGCGGGCACCCCGGGGAGAGAGCGGTGATGCCGATGCTTCAGCCATCCCGTGCTCGGGCTCCAGCCGGCCCTCGAGGCCAGCAGGAGTCGAACGAAATGAAAAACCGGattaaaaatgagcaaataaaGGGGTTCCgtggatgttttcttttcttccttcctttttatattttatttattttattattttttttttatgttttctagCGTAGGCTATAAATAACCTGTAAAGTATTTCATCCGGGCTATTTCTGAGGGTGAAATTTCAGCCCCCGGTGAAGGCCCCCCGGCTTCGCATGCCGCGGGAGTGCCTGAGTGTGCCCGGGGTGCCCCTGGCCGCGGCAGGGCCCCCGCGGCCGTCAGAGGGTCCCGTGCTGCTCCCTTACTCGGACCGGGGACCCCCGGCACGGCGCAGCGGAGCTCCCCCCGATTTCTCCGTGCCTCCTCCCCCGGGGCCGAGGACAGGGGCGACCCGCGGGTCCCCTCCTCCCGGGGCTGCCTCTGGGAGcagggggcaccggggggggcaCCCGCAGTCCTCGCGGTGCCCGGCCGCGCATCCCGGCCTGCACAGCCGCCGCGTTTCCGTGGAGATGGCATCTCCCGAGCCCGCACAGCCTGAGCGGGAGGGTTTCCATGGAGATGCCGTATCCAGCACGGCACAACCTGAGCCAGAGATTGCCGCCGGGATGCTGGAGCTGGGACCCTCGCACCCGCAGCGGGGCTGTTCCCGGTTGGGGTGGCGAAGCGCTTCTCCCCCCAACCCCTTTGGCAGGGACACCGTCTCCCACCAGCCTCGTCAGCCCTGCTCGGGGTAGGGGGCACCTCAGCACTCGGGTCGTGCTGTAGTGGCACTCTCTGGGTCTTCCAGAGGGGACGGGCACCCATCCGTCCCCAAGCacccatggggacagggggaaagtccccgtgtccccccgaTGAGCGCGCCCCCGCTGCCACCTGCACCTCACGGCTTTCCCctcccacagagctgctctggggcGCGCTGCCAGCAGGGACAGCGGGGTGACAGCCCCGGGACAGCAGTGTGACACCAGCACACCTTGCTGTGAGCCCGGCACCGGCCAcaacagagctgcagcactAACGCCTCCCGTGGGGCTGAGGGTCCCGCGCGGACGAAGGCTTTAACGGGGCGAGCGGAGGTCCCCGCTGCGTGCTGCTGCGGGCAGCGCTACACAACCGGCTCCCTTCCAGAGGCAGCTGACGCAGAGCTCCCCGAGCTGGGCTGCGATCAGCCTCCGTCCTCaggggtgctgag
This portion of the Oxyura jamaicensis isolate SHBP4307 breed ruddy duck chromosome 4 unlocalized genomic scaffold, BPBGC_Ojam_1.0 oxy4_random_OJ106468, whole genome shotgun sequence genome encodes:
- the LOC118157278 gene encoding U3 small nucleolar RNA-associated protein 14 homolog A-like, with the protein product MAEEWLGVEAEGSGGEEEGPEDGDRRHRQLLEAVSALSGRKRRKLAERSEASVQVSEFNVSCKGAGEKLVLSELLQPIRAQSALSRVKKELSRVKQKKAVELPLSKEEQERVVREAAYVKTSKDVGKWQPVVLQNRRAEQLVFPLKQEVVAVAPLERVVSAWKPRTPLEQEIFGLLHKTQQPITDPLLTPRERASLQAMSLEEARRRRAELQKARALQSYYEAKARREKKIKSKKYHRVLKKSKRRKALKEFELLQKSDPEAALAKLEELEQLRMEERMSLKHQNKGKWARSRAIMAKYDLEARKAMQEQLARNKELMQKVRVELPEEEPDDVPEEDLTPVTVPVDASRANPWMLGKPSDPAKEPEVQEGVEDAAVPGAVESKEEMSEEEEVSEEEALLQDFEQKRHARQRRAGSPEQHGTDETEAVSDPPGDSSIPPVCEEEQVSAEIEPPPQAQEETLLWEQLDRVRTMEDVEALASKEPLEEQEKPAAAGAEERAPQQDKGRAGARPDKKPTAKNKMISLESVLSGKPQEIQCPSLPVVMEEEEGGIDQRGVITEAFAGDDVVADFHREKSKAERDAKPQPVNLVLPGWGEWGGTGLKPSAKKIKRFLIKPPPAPPRKDQHLPHVIMSEQRNIHAAAHQVSELPFPFERHQQFEQSIRTPVGSTWNTQRAFQKLTAPRVITRAGHIIQPLSAEDVTSAGSGAKPALERAPKQREQASRRPHKRAR